A region of the Melanotaenia boesemani isolate fMelBoe1 chromosome 6, fMelBoe1.pri, whole genome shotgun sequence genome:
TCGAACCTGTCACTCTACATTACCAAAAGATGCTGCAACAGAGCATGCAAACCGACCATGCTCTCCAGGATGGATGTCAGTCTGTCCTGCAACTTTTGTGTGCTATTCCTTCTTTCCACACCACTTTTAGTGATGGTTGAATATTATTAGATTATCACTGTGAATGTGTGCAGGATTATTCTTTAAAATGGTGCACCGTACCATCAGCCCCACACTGAAATGCaaactttgtaaaaataaagtgtGCTGTATTCGCTGAGCGTGTATTAAGTTAGGTTACTGTTCTTGCAGTGAAAATGTTGGTTGATGTGATTTATTTGAGAGAAATGTGAAACCTCTTCCAATGTCATTTCAGCTCACCATCCAGCTACCCCCAGGACAAAGCTGGAAGGTAATACAGCAAACTAACACAAAGCTGGTTTGTTCGACACTGCAAACAAACTGCGATTTAGTGATTCTACTTAGGGTTTACTTATCTTTCAAATTACTGTATGGGAGTTTCtattctccttttctctttaaCATCAGTTGTACAATGTTTTGATGGATGCAGCTTACATAAGTTACTGTATTTTGTTGTATATTTCTGAAAACACTGCCCAGCATCTGTTCTTGTATTTCTTGTTGCGTTCATGGGACATGTTTGTGGCACacggtttgttttatttcactctCCTTCAATTTCTCAAGCAGCCGTTCTCCCCACCgcgagaagaagaagaaggtgaaGAAGTACTGGGATGTCCCTCCACCTGGTTTTGAACACATCACTCCCATGCAGTACAAAGCCATGCAGGGTAACTCATTTATTGACTTGATCCATTTATGATAATTTTTCATAGTTTCAGTAAtacatttcatttagatatttctGACCTGCTTAGTGTGTCTGTAATGTACCATATGATGGTGCAGTAGGCTAGACAGgaaatgtatatttaattttatttcttgatttttATACATTTGCTTTCTGTGTCTTTGCTGTTCAGCGGCAGGCCAGATCCCAGCCACAGCCCTCTTACCAACCATGACTCCAGACGGCCTGGCTGTTACTCCCACCCCGGTACCAGTAGTGGGCAGTCAGATGACCCGGCAAGCCCGCCGGCTTTATGTGGGAAACATCCCCTTTGGTATAACAGAGGTCAGTTACTGAACACTTTTgagtaattgtttttgtttagcatatttttttGTAACAGCTTGAAGATAAACTTTTTCTCCATCTTATCCCTTTCTTCTCTGTAGGAATCAATGATGGACTTCTTTAATGCTCAGATGCGTTTGGGTGGTCTTACTCAGGCACCTGGAAATCCTGTTCTTGCAGTACAGATCAACCAGGATAAGAATTTTGCCTTCCTTGAGGTTAGATGACATAATTTGCTATCTGTATATATATTCATGAATCcgtgtttttgtatttaaccATTTCTAaccatttctgtgtctgtgcagTTCCGTTCAGTGGATGAAACGACACAGGCAATGGCCTTTGATGGCATCATCTTTCAAGGCCAGAGTCTTAAAATCCGTCGTCCACACGATTACCAACCACTGCCTGGCATGAGCGAGAACCCCAGTGTCTATGTGCCTGGTACACAGCCATATAATGGTTTTTAACCCTAAGTACTTGTGGCACAATTCAGAAGAAATCACAAAAGTATTTGAACATGCTCTGTGTGCCAGTTTTTTGATGTGTCCTacttttatgtttgtgtattGTGTAGGTGTGGTGTCAACAGTGGTGCCAGACTCTGCTCACAAGCTCTTCATTGGTGGTTTGCCCAACTACCTGAATGATGACCAGGTCAGTATTTCTGCCTCCTAACTGGGGTACAGCTCATGTACCACTTGGATCTTGTACTTTTATGTTAAATCATACTCCtctttataaaaatgttcactctttaaatttttaaattgtcACCTGTTCAAATGCACACAGAGCAATTAGAGAAAATAGATTTTAGTGtccttttttatgctttctgtGTCAACAGTGGAAAGTGAAAGCTGTGCTGAAACAATGacgaaaatgtttttaaataggcaggaaatgttgaaaataacCCATCTCTGTGActcttgttatttatttattctttttttttctacttttaggtgaaggagctgctgacGTCCTTCGGCCCTCTGAAGGCCTTTAACCTGGTGAAAGACAGTGCCACAGGCTTATCTAAAGGATACGCCTTTTGTGAATATGTTGACGTCAACTTAAACGATCAGGTAACAGATCCCATCACGGAAAAATGTGCATTAATGGTACAAGTTTTCAGATGGACAGATTTGAATCTTAATgctgaatttttcttttctttaggcTATTGCTGGACTGAATGGCATGCAGCTTGGAGACAAGAAGCTCTTGGTGCAGAGAGCTAGTGTGGGATCCAAGAATGCCACTCTGGTAAGTGGCCAGCAGCTGGACAGATGACAACAGTATGGTGGGAGGCTGGATGCACTTTTAGAGTTTCTGTAATGAACAACGCCAACTTGCTGATTGGGTTTATTTCTGCATTGCATCTGTTTCTTCTCAGCTGATCACACTGATGCTGAGAGCTGCTTCGATCTCTTATCAGTAATTGTTTATTTCTCACTCTAAATGAGTAGTATAGGACAGTCTTATATGATTGTATATGAATAACAGAAGCCTGGCTGAACTTGGCTTTGTAATTCACTGCAAGCACAAACTGCCTGCAAGTTTGACTTCTCATACATTTGTGTGAATGACTTGTGTTATCTCAGTTTGCCAGCGTAAAGGTCTGTTACTCATGTACATATCTAACTGTCCATGTGAGAAACCCTCCTGCTGCATCTCCTTACGGGCCTCAggacaaataaaacacacttgAACACTGCATATATGACATCCAAGTGTTGGCTAGGATGTACAATCTATGCCTGTGCAAAAAGACAGCTCATCACTGCAGACGTGGGATTCTCATATAGATCCAAACCATTTACAAGTCCCATTTTCAAATACCAGTCCCTGGCTTTGCTTGCCATTTTTTCTTGATGAATGTTTTTCTCACAATTTCTTTCCATAATAATTGTTTACATTAGACTCACTTAAGTTATTTGTCCGCTGCTGAAGCTTGTTAGCATAGCTACTGAGATGACCGATAACCAGTCTGCAGTCTGCCATGACGTTACTTAATCTCCATCAAAAGGGTTGCTTCATACTTTTAGTAACATCTAATGTAAAATGCTAAATTATCTAGACTTTAGTGGTTTGAGTGTAGGCGACCACTCTAGAAATTTCTTAGTTTTTGGAGTCCCTGCCCATATATAACACATTGTTTTCAATAATAGCTTCTCTACCGAATATTGTCAAAGTAACACATCCTATCATAAATGCAATCAAGTTGtgatgtcaaataaaacatcttcCCCTTAGTAATCTCTGTGCCTCTTGTTACAGACGAGTATAAACCAGACCCCAGTGACGCTGCAGGTACCAGGTCTGAACAGCTCCGTGACTCAGATGGGTGGTCTGCCAACTGAGGTACTGTGTCTGATGAACATGGTGGCCCCTGAAGAGCTCTTGGATGACGAAGAATATGAAGAGATTGTGGAAGATGTCAGGGATGAGTGCAGCAAGTATGGCCAGGTGAAGAGCATTGAGATACCTCGCCCTGTGGATGGCCTGGAAATTCCTGGAACTGGCAAGGTAAGCAGTTTACCAATTTGGATTTCTCTTAATGCACAGTATATGCTATGATGAACAGTGCCACAGTCTACAAtacaataataatcatttttaatattcaactACTCCACAGATCTTTGTGGAGTTCACTTCAGTTTTTGATGCCCAGAAGGCCATGCAGGGGCTGACAG
Encoded here:
- the u2af2a gene encoding U2 small nuclear RNA auxiliary factor 2a isoform X1 — translated: MSDFDEFERQLSENHQAERDKENRHHRRSSSRSRSRERKRRSRDRDRRSRDRRGDSKERRHRRSSPSSYPQDKAGSSRSPHREKKKKVKKYWDVPPPGFEHITPMQYKAMQAAGQIPATALLPTMTPDGLAVTPTPVPVVGSQMTRQARRLYVGNIPFGITEESMMDFFNAQMRLGGLTQAPGNPVLAVQINQDKNFAFLEFRSVDETTQAMAFDGIIFQGQSLKIRRPHDYQPLPGMSENPSVYVPGTQPYNGVVSTVVPDSAHKLFIGGLPNYLNDDQVKELLTSFGPLKAFNLVKDSATGLSKGYAFCEYVDVNLNDQAIAGLNGMQLGDKKLLVQRASVGSKNATLTSINQTPVTLQVPGLNSSVTQMGGLPTEVLCLMNMVAPEELLDDEEYEEIVEDVRDECSKYGQVKSIEIPRPVDGLEIPGTGKIFVEFTSVFDAQKAMQGLTGRKFANRVVVTKYCDPDAYHRRDFW
- the u2af2a gene encoding U2 small nuclear RNA auxiliary factor 2a isoform X3; this encodes MSDFDEFERQLSENHQERDKENRHHRRSSSRSRSRERKRRSRDRDRRSRDRRGDSKERRHRRSSPSSYPQDKAGSSRSPHREKKKKVKKYWDVPPPGFEHITPMQYKAMQAAGQIPATALLPTMTPDGLAVTPTPVPVVGSQMTRQARRLYVGNIPFGITEESMMDFFNAQMRLGGLTQAPGNPVLAVQINQDKNFAFLEFRSVDETTQAMAFDGIIFQGQSLKIRRPHDYQPLPGMSENPSVYVPGTQPYNGVVSTVVPDSAHKLFIGGLPNYLNDDQVKELLTSFGPLKAFNLVKDSATGLSKGYAFCEYVDVNLNDQAIAGLNGMQLGDKKLLVQRASVGSKNATLTSINQTPVTLQVPGLNSSVTQMGGLPTEVLCLMNMVAPEELLDDEEYEEIVEDVRDECSKYGQVKSIEIPRPVDGLEIPGTGKIFVEFTSVFDAQKAMQGLTGRKFANRVVVTKYCDPDAYHRRDFW
- the u2af2a gene encoding U2 small nuclear RNA auxiliary factor 2a isoform X4, which translates into the protein MSDFDEFERQLSENHQAERDKENRHHRRSSSRSRSRERKRRSRDRDRRSRDRRGDSKERRHRRSSPSSYPQDKAGSSRSPHREKKKKVKKYWDVPPPGFEHITPMQYKAMQAAGQIPATALLPTMTPDGLAVTPTPVPVVGSQMTRQARRLYVGNIPFGITEESMMDFFNAQMRLGGLTQAPGNPVLAVQINQDKNFAFLEFRSVDETTQAMAFDGIIFQGQSLKIRRPHDYQPLPGMSENPSVYVPGVVSTVVPDSAHKLFIGGLPNYLNDDQVKELLTSFGPLKAFNLVKDSATGLSKGYAFCEYVDVNLNDQAIAGLNGMQLGDKKLLVQRASVGSKNATLTSINQTPVTLQVPGLNSSVTQMGGLPTEVLCLMNMVAPEELLDDEEYEEIVEDVRDECSKYGQVKSIEIPRPVDGLEIPGTGKIFVEFTSVFDAQKAMQGLTGRKFANRVVVTKYCDPDAYHRRDFW
- the u2af2a gene encoding U2 small nuclear RNA auxiliary factor 2a isoform X2, translating into MSDFDEFERQLSENHQAERDKENRHHRRSSSRSRSRERKRRSRDRDRRSRDRRGDSKERRHRRSSPSSYPQDKAGSRSPHREKKKKVKKYWDVPPPGFEHITPMQYKAMQAAGQIPATALLPTMTPDGLAVTPTPVPVVGSQMTRQARRLYVGNIPFGITEESMMDFFNAQMRLGGLTQAPGNPVLAVQINQDKNFAFLEFRSVDETTQAMAFDGIIFQGQSLKIRRPHDYQPLPGMSENPSVYVPGTQPYNGVVSTVVPDSAHKLFIGGLPNYLNDDQVKELLTSFGPLKAFNLVKDSATGLSKGYAFCEYVDVNLNDQAIAGLNGMQLGDKKLLVQRASVGSKNATLTSINQTPVTLQVPGLNSSVTQMGGLPTEVLCLMNMVAPEELLDDEEYEEIVEDVRDECSKYGQVKSIEIPRPVDGLEIPGTGKIFVEFTSVFDAQKAMQGLTGRKFANRVVVTKYCDPDAYHRRDFW
- the u2af2a gene encoding U2 small nuclear RNA auxiliary factor 2a isoform X7, with the protein product MSDFDEFERQLSENHQERDKENRHHRRSSSRSRSRERKRRSRDRDRRSRDRRGDSKERRHRRSRSPHREKKKKVKKYWDVPPPGFEHITPMQYKAMQAAGQIPATALLPTMTPDGLAVTPTPVPVVGSQMTRQARRLYVGNIPFGITEESMMDFFNAQMRLGGLTQAPGNPVLAVQINQDKNFAFLEFRSVDETTQAMAFDGIIFQGQSLKIRRPHDYQPLPGMSENPSVYVPGVVSTVVPDSAHKLFIGGLPNYLNDDQVKELLTSFGPLKAFNLVKDSATGLSKGYAFCEYVDVNLNDQAIAGLNGMQLGDKKLLVQRASVGSKNATLTSINQTPVTLQVPGLNSSVTQMGGLPTEVLCLMNMVAPEELLDDEEYEEIVEDVRDECSKYGQVKSIEIPRPVDGLEIPGTGKIFVEFTSVFDAQKAMQGLTGRKFANRVVVTKYCDPDAYHRRDFW
- the u2af2a gene encoding U2 small nuclear RNA auxiliary factor 2a isoform X6 — translated: MSDFDEFERQLSENHQAERDKENRHHRRSSSRSRSRERKRRSRDRDRRSRDRRGDSKERRHRRSRSPHREKKKKVKKYWDVPPPGFEHITPMQYKAMQAAGQIPATALLPTMTPDGLAVTPTPVPVVGSQMTRQARRLYVGNIPFGITEESMMDFFNAQMRLGGLTQAPGNPVLAVQINQDKNFAFLEFRSVDETTQAMAFDGIIFQGQSLKIRRPHDYQPLPGMSENPSVYVPGVVSTVVPDSAHKLFIGGLPNYLNDDQVKELLTSFGPLKAFNLVKDSATGLSKGYAFCEYVDVNLNDQAIAGLNGMQLGDKKLLVQRASVGSKNATLTSINQTPVTLQVPGLNSSVTQMGGLPTEVLCLMNMVAPEELLDDEEYEEIVEDVRDECSKYGQVKSIEIPRPVDGLEIPGTGKIFVEFTSVFDAQKAMQGLTGRKFANRVVVTKYCDPDAYHRRDFW
- the u2af2a gene encoding U2 small nuclear RNA auxiliary factor 2a isoform X5; its protein translation is MSDFDEFERQLSENHQAERDKENRHHRRSSSRSRSRERKRRSRDRDRRSRDRRGDSKERRHRRSRSPHREKKKKVKKYWDVPPPGFEHITPMQYKAMQAAGQIPATALLPTMTPDGLAVTPTPVPVVGSQMTRQARRLYVGNIPFGITEESMMDFFNAQMRLGGLTQAPGNPVLAVQINQDKNFAFLEFRSVDETTQAMAFDGIIFQGQSLKIRRPHDYQPLPGMSENPSVYVPGTQPYNGVVSTVVPDSAHKLFIGGLPNYLNDDQVKELLTSFGPLKAFNLVKDSATGLSKGYAFCEYVDVNLNDQAIAGLNGMQLGDKKLLVQRASVGSKNATLTSINQTPVTLQVPGLNSSVTQMGGLPTEVLCLMNMVAPEELLDDEEYEEIVEDVRDECSKYGQVKSIEIPRPVDGLEIPGTGKIFVEFTSVFDAQKAMQGLTGRKFANRVVVTKYCDPDAYHRRDFW